One window of the Mixophyes fleayi isolate aMixFle1 chromosome 6, aMixFle1.hap1, whole genome shotgun sequence genome contains the following:
- the RIMKLB gene encoding beta-citrylglutamate synthase B has translation MCSSTGRIWFLTDRRIKDDYPQQEILRALKAKCCEEELEFRYLLMDEVVLTIEQGSLGIRVNGEFISAYPQVVVVRVPTPWVQSDSDITVLRHLEKMGCRLMNRPQAILNCVNKFWTFQELAGHGVPLPDTFSYGGHENFAKMIDEAEVLEYPMVVKNTRGHRGKAVFLARDKHHLADLTHLIRHEAPYLFQKYVQESHGRDVRVIVVGGRVIGTMLRCSTDGRMQSNCSLGGVGMMCTLSEQGKQLAIQVSNILGMDVCGIDLLTKEDGSFCVCEANANVGFIAFDKACNMDVASMVADYALSLLPSRLTRRMSLLSVVSSASETSEPELPGVTSGTGVDVPAPLHHHEAGDSMSASSSSVDSDPDTATERELLTKGAIFNMNQLLASEIKLLVE, from the exons ATGTGCAGCTCCACTGGGCGTATCTGGTTTCTGACAGACAGAAGGATAAAAGATGACTATCCCCAGCAGGAGATTCTGCGTGCGCTCAAAGCCAAATGTTGTGAGGAAGAACTGGAGTTTCGATACTTGCTCATGGATGAGGTGGTGCTGACCATTGAGCAAGGAAGCCTGG GCATACGTGTAAATGGAGAGTTCATTTCTGCGTATCCCCAGGTGGTTGTAGTCCGCGTGCCTACCCCCTGGGTGCAAAGTGACAGTGACATCACCGTCCTTAGGCATCTGGAGAAGATGGGTTGTCGATTGATGAACAGGCCCCAAGCAATCCTAAACTGTGTCAACAAGTTCTGGACCTTTCAGGAGCTAGCCGGTCACGGTGTACCACTCCCAGATACCTTCTCCTATG GCGGTCATGAAAACTTTGCAAAGATGATCGATGAGGCCGAAGTCCTGGAGTATCCCATGGTAGTGAAGAACACCCGGGGTCATAGAG GTAAGGCAGTGTTTTTAGCCCGGGATAAACACCACCTGGCAGATCTGACTCACCTCATCCGACACGAAGCCCCGTACCTGTTCCAGAAATACGTGCAGGAGTCCCATGGGCGGGACGTGAGAGTCATTGTGGTTGGCGgccgtgtgattggcacaatgcTGCGATGCTCTACAGATGGCAGGATGCAGAGTAACTGCTCACTAG GAGGTGTCGGCATGATGTGCACGCTTAGTGAGCAGGGCAAGCAGCtcgctatacaagtctccaacaTTCTGGGAATGGATGTGTGCGGTATCGATCTGCTCACCAAAGAAGATGGCTCGTTTTGTGTGTGCGAGGCGAACGCCAATGTGGGCTTCATTGCTTTTGACAAAGCCTGCAACATGGACGTTGCCTCCATGGTGGCCGACTACGCCCTTTCACTTCTGCCAAGTCGACTGACCAGACGAATGTCCCTCCTCTCTGTTGTGTCCAGCGCGAGCGAGACTAGCGAGCCCGAGCTTCCCGGTGTAACCTCCGGCACGGGTGTCGATGTGCCTGCCCCACTACACCACCACGAAGCTGGAGACAGCATGAGTGCCAGCTCCAGCTCTGTGGACAGTGATCCTGACACTGCCACGGAGAGGGAGCTCCTCACCAAGGGAGCCATCTTTAATATGAACCAGCTTCTTGCCAGCGAAATCAAGCTTTTGGTGGAATAG